The genomic DNA TTAGAGAATAGATTGGCATCCTCTTCTACAAAACTATCCTTATCTATCAATAATTCTATTCTCTCTCTAGCTGTCATTCTAAAATAATAATCACACTTCGGACATTTTTTTTGATTCTTTTCAAGATCCTCTTTATACAATATCTCCTGACACTCTGGACATTTTACCCAAAGCCCTGTTGGATTATTATCTATATGTTTGCTCTCCTCTTTTTTACTCTCTTCTTTATCTTCTATTGTTAATGTTACATACTTTTTTCTACTATTTAATGAAAAATTCTTTTTACTTAAAGAAAAAAATCCCATTTTTGCCTCCTCTTATTCCCCTTGCCGATATTTAATTTTATCGGATTTTTTCAATTATTTCAATAATTATTTGCTTTTACTCCATTAATATTATAAAATAAAATTAATAACAAGCCTTTAAACTGTTTAAAATTGGGGCTTTATAGAATACACTTGTATTTTAAAATTTTTTTAATTTTTTTTGGAGGGAATTTTTTATGAAAACATTTTTACTTTTTATTGCTATAATTTCTTTTAGTTTAACTGGTTGTACTTCAATTAATAATTTTATTGATGAAAATCTACCTAAAAAAAATCCTACTATACCTATTGCCTTACAGGAACAGATTGCTACTAAGATCAATCCTGAAAATGAATTATTTGCTGTTGGTTACTCTGGAATTGATAAAAGTGGAGCTTTAATTGCTCAGGCTAAAGCTAACAAAAATGCTAAAGAACTACTAAAGGAGCAGATTAAAAAAGAGGTTAAAATTAACTTTAATACTTTTATGTTGAATACTGATACTTACTCAAAAGGTATTATCTCTCCTGTACTAAACGATCTATCTGATTATGTTATAGATCTATCCTTAAAATCTGCTACTCAAAAGGGAGCTTGGGAGAATGATTCATCAGTATACTCTCTATTTGCTGTTGATAGAGAGAAGATCAATCAAGTTTCTAAACAAGTTTTCACTGGATATTTAAGTGATATTTCTGGAAAATTAAATAATATTAAAAATAAAATTGGAGATATACAGATTGGAGCTCCTATAAAAAATGGTGAGAATCAATCTGAAGATGATGAAATAATTGATTAAAATTTAATTTTTAGGGGGAAATTATTTGGGTGTTGATAAGATAAGTTTAATTAATAAACAGGAGATTGAAGAGGTCACTACCTTTTTAAAAAAATTTGATTTAAAATATGATAAAAATATTGACTATACAGTTATTATTCGAGATAATAACAAGATTATTGCAACTGCTTCTAAAGAGAAAAATATTGTTAAATGTTTTGCCATAGATAGTAGCTGTCAAGGTGAAGGACTATCTACCCAACTCCTTACAAATATTATAAATAAGATGTTTGATGAGGGGTTTCTAAATAGCAAAGTCTTTACCAAGATAGAAAATCAAGAGCTTTTTAGAGGTATGGGCTATAGAGAGATAGCTCATACTGATAAAGTTATTCTTATGGAGATGGGAAATAAGAGTATTCTCAAAGTATTGGAAAAGATTAAAACTAACTATAATATTGACACAAATGAAAAAAGAGCTATGCTTGTTATGAATTGTAATCCCTTTACCTTAGGACATCAATTTCTTATTGAAAAAGTAGCTTCAGAAAACAAAGAGGTCTTAGTTTTTGTAGTTGAAGAGGATAGATC from Fusobacterium sp. SYSU M8D902 includes the following:
- the citC gene encoding [citrate (pro-3S)-lyase] ligase, whose amino-acid sequence is MGVDKISLINKQEIEEVTTFLKKFDLKYDKNIDYTVIIRDNNKIIATASKEKNIVKCFAIDSSCQGEGLSTQLLTNIINKMFDEGFLNSKVFTKIENQELFRGMGYREIAHTDKVILMEMGNKSILKVLEKIKTNYNIDTNEKRAMLVMNCNPFTLGHQFLIEKVASENKEVLVFVVEEDRSIFPFKVRYELVKKGTTHLKNVKVIPGTDYLISSATFPNYFLKREDDHLAEYTKLDATICGEKFGKILNIDRRYVGDEPNCKVTNHYNEMLKNTLPKFGIEVIVIPRKKIDGKIISASYVRELLKSKNFEELKTLVPTTTFDFLTSSEGKEIGEKLRMQVSPC